The DNA segment TCGGGGCACGCGCATCCGAGGGAGTTCAGTCACGAGCGGCGTCTGCTCGCCGGGGAGCGTCCGATCGAGGAAGAGTCCAGCGACCCCGAGCACGAGAAGCAAGACGCCGAGGTAGCCGAACCACCAGATCAGCCCCAGCCCGGCGAGCAGTCCCATGATGACCCCGAGCTGGGCCGAACAGGGAACCGCGAGCCCGAGCAGCGCCGTCGAGATGAGGCGCTCGCGGCGGTCACCGACCATTCGGGTCGTGATGACGGCCATCGTCACACAGCCGACGCCGACGATCATCGGGACGATCGCCCGGCCGTTCAGCCCGATCCGGTTGAGTCCGCGGTCGGTCAGCACGGCCAGCCGGGGGAGCATCCCCGAGTCCTCGAGGATGCCGATCACGAAGTAGAACGCGATGACCAGCGGCAGCAGAACGCCGACGATGTACTGGACGGTGATCGTCAGCAGGCCGAGGTTGCCGTTGATCAGCATGAACTCGATCGGCTCGGCCCAGGAGGCAGCAGGGAGAATCCCCTCAACGGCGCCCTCGACGATCGGATTGTAATACTCGCCGAAGACTGTAATCTCGAGGAAGTCGACGACCTTCTGGGCGACGACGACCCCGATGAAGTAGAAGATCGCACCAAGCATCGCGAGCGCGATCGGGGTCCCGGTCAGGGGATCGAGCATGAGGTCGCTGAACCGCTCGGCCCAGGACGAATCGCGCTCCTCCCGGGAGAGCACACCGCCGACAACGTCCTCGACACGACGGCGTCGATGTCCGTAGACGTCCTCGCGCTGGCCGATCTCCGTGAGCGCCGGGACGCCGCCGTCGGCGACGATCGCGCCGGACGAGACCCGCTCGGCGGTCGGCTCGTCACCCTCGACGATGAGCGTCTTTTCGGCGCGAGAGGCCCCGACGTCGTCGGGGAGCTCGTCGAACCACCGCTCGACGGGCGTCGACGCCGGCGCAGTGGCCTCGGGAACGCGCTCGCGGAGTTCGTCGATCCCCTCGCCGTCGACCGCTACCGTGGGGACGACCGGGACGCCGAGCTCCGCTTCCAGTGCGTCGGCGTCGATGTCGACCCCGTCGGCCTCGGCCTCGTCCATCATGTTCAGCGCGACGACCGTCGGGATCCCCATATCGAGCAACTGCAGCGTCAGGAACAGGTCCCGATCCAGCTGGGTCGCGTCGACGACGTTGACGACCGCGTCGGCTTCGAGAACGATCTCGCGGGTGACGCGCTCTTCCTCGTCGAAGCTGGAGATCCCGTAGACGCCGGGAGTATCGGTCAGTTTGGCGTCGCCGAACGCGGCCTCGGTCGTGTCGACGGTCGTCCCCGGGTAGTTCGAGACGTCGACGTACTGCTCGGCGAGTTCGCCGAAGACGACGCTCTTGCCGACGTTCGGGCAGCCGACCAGTGCGATCGTCTCGTCGGCGTCGACGTCACAGTCGCCGGTCTCGTGACAGCTCATCTATCGGCCCTCGCATGCGAGATCTCGATCTCGGCGGCCAGATCGGCCCCGAGAGCCATCTCCGTGCCGTTGCGCCTGAGAACGATCGGTCCCTTCCGGAGCCTGTGGCGACACTCCACAGCGCCGTCCAGAAAGCCGAGCCTGAGCAGGCGCGCCCGGACGTCGTCGTCCGGGACGCGCTCTAGGGAGACGGACTCGCCCGGGGCCGTGTCGGCCAGCACCTCAGTCATTTAGGTCCACCTAACTGAAGATAGCCAACCAAAGAGGTAAAGAAGGGGCGGCGGTTCCCAGGTGCTGAAAACAGATGTTTACAATTGTGTAGAATTTGGGCAGCCAAAACCAGGCGGCAGTGCGGTTTTGTGTGCGACAGTGCAAGCAAGATTGTGACGAGTGGCACCTACACGCTGTTGATCGAGCTGCCCGAGGCGGCGACGATCACGTTCGGGGCGGCCGGCGAGCGCGAACTGGCGGCCGGGATCTACGCCTACACCGGCAGCGCGTTCGGCCCGGGTGGGTTCTCCCGGATCGATCGCCACCGGCGAGTGGCGAGTGGCGAAAACGACGCCCGCCACTGGCATATCGATTACCTGCTCGGTCATTCGGGGACACGCATCGTCGAAGTCGTCCGCTCGGCCGACGCCGACGCCGAGTGTGCGGTCAGCCAGCGTCTACCCGGTGAGCCGGTCGAGGGGATCGGCGCGTCGGACTGCGACTGTAACAGCCATCTGGTGTACGGCGGGCGAGACGAGGCGTTTCCGGACGAAGTTCGGCGGGCGCACGCGAGTGCGCGAAACGACTGAGTTCGTAGAACGACTCGAGACCTAAGACGGCTTTCGTTCGCCGGAAATCGTTGCGAGGGATCGCGTCGCTACTCTCGAATTAGCCGCCAGAGAAGTAGTCCTGGGAGGATTCGAACCTCCGTCGTAGCCCCCAGAAGGCTACATGATTGGCCACTACACCACAGGACTGCATTCGACAGAACGCCGTGGGTTTACTAAATGTTGTCGCTTTCTTCTGGGGTAACTACGGGGCGCTCGTAGTGTTCTTTCCGGTGGCAGTTCGCGCAGAGAACGACACACTTCTCGACTTCTGCGCGTATGTCCGACTCGGGTTCGCCATTGGTGATCATCTCGCTGACACCCGCGTGTTTCTCCGAGACGTGATGAAACTGCAAACACACTGGATCGGTCTCCGAGCAACGCTGACAGCCACGCGTGCGCTTGTACTCGTAAGCCCACTGCCGGAGCCGTTCCACTCTAGTCTGAGCCCCTTCCGCCATCACGCGCGCCTCTGGCGCTGAAACGTGTTCTTTCGCGTGGCAATTTGCACACAGAATCTCACATTTTTCCATTTCGGCCTCGATATCGGATTTCGAGTATCCGTACGGGACCATCTTGTTGACGGCCATCTCCTTGTCCGCACTTGATAGGTGATGGAAATCAAGACAGGCCGGGTCGGACTCCGGACACTTGGTACACCCGCCGCTGTCGTCCTTTCGCTTGTGGATCCGGGCGCGAAGCCGCTGACGGCGTCGCAGCGTTCGCCCGGTGTTCCACTCGCGGTTCTTGTAGTGCCAGCGTTGATACCGTGTGAGTTGTTCCCAGACGAGTCCGTCCGGTAAGTCGACATCGTCCGGTTTAGACTGTACACGAGAACCGTGCGAAGCGTACGTCTCCAGCCCCGCCGCTTCTTTGGCGTTGTTCCAGCCACCCATCACGCGCTGGATCGTTCCCGAAGCGGGGATCAACCCCAACTCCTCGTACTGGGCTTTCGTCGGTGACTCGCCCAGCTCCTCGGCAGCCTCTCGCAACGCGTCGACGCACTCGGACTCGGTCGTCACGCCACGGGTTGTGCCGCCTTCCAATATATATAAAGAGCTGAGTCGGGACCAGGCACGTCCAGAGGCGCGGTCGCTCTCGCGAACGCCGTCGGTGTGCCGTCGGCAACGACACCGCACACGGCGTCGACGAGTACGTGACAGCCGAAGACCCCGAACGGACGACGCGTGGTACGAGCGGGTCCGTCGCTGTTCGCCGGACAGAGGTCGCAATAGTGGCATATACTGCTATTGAGGGGACAGAGCAACGGTTATAGGTCGCTTCTCCCAACAGGTGAGGTACGTCGCGAACACCGGCAACTCAAACGGAGACCACAATGACAGGACCACACACAGTGCAGGTCGCGTTCGTCTGCGTCCAGAACGCCGGGCGCTCACAGATGGCCTACGCGTTCGCCGAGCGGGAGCTCGAAACACGCGAACTCGACGACAGAGTATCGATCGTCACGGGCGGGACCCGCCCGGCCGAGCACGTCCACGAGGAAGTGATCGAGGCGATGAGCGAGCGCGGCGTCGATCTCTCCGATCGCCAGCCCCGAGAGATCACTTTCGAAGAAACCAGCGATAGCGACTACGTCATCACGATGGGCTGTTCGGCAGAGGACGTCTGCCCGGCGACCTGGAGCGGTGACAGCCGCGACTGGGACCTGGACGACCCGGACGGTCGACCGCCAGCCGAAGTCGCCGCTATCCGCGAGGAGATCGAACGGCGTGTCACAGCGCTGTTCGACGAACTCGAAGACAGGGTGCTTGAGGACTAGAACGGGCTTTGTTCGGCTGACTGTGAGCCATCGTCTCCGTCCGAATCGCCACTCGAGTCGGGAACGGAGACACCGATCGACTGCAGTTTCATCTTGCCTTCGTCGGTAGCCATCCCCGGGGACCACGGCGGGTCCCAGACGAGTTCGACGGTCGCTTGCTCGACGTCATCGACCGCCTCGACGGCGTTTTCGGCCTGTGTGACCATCTGGCCGGCGATCGGGCAGGTCGGACTCGTCAGCGTCATCTCGACATCGACAGTGGCGTCGTTGATCTCGATCTCGTAGACGAGGCCGAGATCGTAGACGTTGACCGGGATTTCCGGATCGTGGACGCCTCGAAGCGCCTCGACGACTGCCTCGTGTTCGACCATAGCTCTACTTCGGGCTCGAAGAGTTTCAACCTTGTAGCGAGCGCCGAGGTCGACAAGGAGCCACAAGGCACACGGGATTGCCGTGAGACCGGAGTAGAGACACGTATCAATCTGCCGGGCGCGGCGGGTCCGTGACAACGCCGACTCCGGAGAATTCAAATCGGGTCCTAGTCTTGTCGGATTCAACACTGCCGTTCCAGCCGTGTCCGGAAGCGACCCGTTCGACGATCAACAGGCCGAGTCCGCGGCGGCCTTTTCCATACGCACCGCCGAACAGCGACTCGGCAATCTCCTCAGGGAGGCCGGGGCCCGTGTCTTCGACGGCAAATCCGTCCTGAGTTCCCTCGACTGTCACCACCACGCCCGCATCGCAGTGTTCCTCGACGTTGCGGAAGAGGTTCTCGAACAGCTGACGTAGTCGGGACCTGTCGGCCTGGACGGTCCGATCGTTGCTGATCTCGAGAGTCGCTGTCGTCGGTGAAACTGTCTCCCACGCCACCCGGGCGACCGAGGACAGTTGCACCGGCTCTCGTTCCCCGACATCCGCGCCCTCTTTGGCCAGCGTGAGCGTCTCGGTGATCAGCGTCTCCATCCGGTCGAGTGAGTCAAGCGCCGTCTGGAGATAGTCCGATTCGGGACCTGAGACCGATTCGGCAGCCAGTTCCGTGTATCCCCGGGCCCCAGTCAGCGGGTTTCGAAGGTCGTGTGCGAGCACGCCCGCGAACTCGTTGAGCCGCTCGTTCTGTGCGTCAAGCGCGCGATAGTGACGCTCACGTTCGATCTCGTGACCGATCCACTGGGTGAGCAACTCCACGAACTGTTTTTCTTCGGCCCCGAACGCGGACGGCCGTGGCTCGTCGCCCGAGAAACACAGCGTCCCGTAGGTATCGCCATCGACCACGATCGACGCGCCGACATAACACTGGAGACCGGTCACGTCCCGTGCGATGTCGTCGCTGTATGGCGAGTCACCCGCATCGGAAATTACGAGCGTCTCGTCGTCGCTGACGACGTGTCGACACCACGTCGTCTCCAGGTCGTGTGTCGAGCCGGCGGCGTACTGGCCGCTCTGTATCGTCGAGCCGATCACCTCGTAGTCGCCGCTGCCAGTGTGGGAGAGAACACCGTAATCAACGTCAAGGCGGTCCCGCCCGATCGTAATCGCCTGCTCGATTTTCTCCTCAAGCGATGCGGACGTATCGCTCCCCAATCGATAGAGGTCCTGAAAGTAGTCCCGAACCTCCGCGTCTGTCATACGTGTTATTCGGTGCCGAACCCACTAATCGTCCTCGGTCGTGAAGCCGGCTCGCTCCATCGCGCCCCACGTATCGACACCACGGAGATACTCGAACAGCCCGCGCCAGGCGATGAACGCTCGCCACTGTCTGTAGCCGAAGTTCTCCAGTACGCCGTACCACAGCAGTCGAAGGATCTGCCAGGGACTGTCATAACGGTTGAAACTCCAGACCTCGCTGAACACGCCGAACCACGACAGGAAGACGCCGAATCCGGTCGTCAGCAGGACGAACACAAGGAAGAACTCGATGTCCAACAGTCCGAAATACCACGCCAGCGGCAATAGAACGTAGCCGAGGCCCTCGACGAGCCGGCCGACCGTCTCCGCTGCGACGAAGAACGGCAGGATTACTGTCCCGACCCGGCCGTACCGGGGGTTAAACAGCATTCTCCTGTGTGTGACAACTGTCTCGACCATCCCCCGGAACCACCGCCGGCGCTGCCTGCTGAGTACTCGTAACTTCGAGGGGACCTCCGTCCACGCGACCGGCTCCGGGACGAAATCGACGGTGTAGGTCCGGTCGTGCTCTTTGAGATAGCGATGCAGGCGAACGACGATGTCGAAGTCCTCGGTGATCGTGTCGTGTCTGTAGCCACCGATCTCTTGGACGACATCGGTCCGGAACAGTCCGAACGCGCCGGAGATGAGGATGAGACCGTTGACGCGATTAAGGCCCAGCCGCCCCGAATAGAACGCCCGTAGGTATTCCATCACCTGAATCCCCGGCAACCCGGTCTTCGGTAGCGCGGTCTCTTTGACGACCCCGTCCTCGATCGTAGACGCGTTGGCGACCCGGATCACGCCACCGGACGCGACGGCCGTCGTCGGCTCGTTCAGGAACGGCCGGACCAGTGACAGCAGCGCGTCTCGATCGATGATCGTATCGGCGTCGACGGCGCAAAACAGCGGCATCTCGGTCAGCCACAGGCCGGCGTTGAGCGCGTCGCTTTTGCCGCCGTTTTCCTTGTCAACGACGAGCAGCTCCTCGTAGGTCGTCGATCGATACACGTCGTGAATCTCCTCGGCTGGGACCTCGAACGGGACCTCGGCGTCGACAGATTCGAGATCAAAGGTATCGATCAGCTGTTCGAGCGTGCGGTCGGTCGAGCCGTCGTTGACCACGACGACTTCCAGTTCCGGATAGTTCAACGAGAGCATCGACTGCACGCTCTCGGCGATCGTTTCCGCCTCGTTGTACGCCGGGACGACGACACCGATCCCGGGATAAAACGGGCTGGCGAACTTCCGGAACGGTGGGTCCCAGCGCGACTCTCGAACGCTATCACGGAGTTCGAGCAGCGCCAGCGCGTGCAACAGGAGATAGCCGACGTTGATCAGCGCGTAGAGACTGACGGCAAAGACGCCGAAGGCGAACACGACCGTCGCGACGAGATGTGCGAGCGTGTGCATACTAGCGCACCTTCTGAGTCTCCGCACGCCGTGCGAGACGGTCGTACTCGACGTGTTCGAGGCTCCAGTCCCACGCCGCCCCGAGCATCACCCCGGGGTCGGTCTCGAAGTGGTCCTGTCGTCTCGCCAGTGCCGTCATGCCGGCCGTGAGCGCACCGGAGTCAGTCTCCGCGGCCAGCGCCTGCTGGAGCACCTCGAGTGCCGCTCGGTCGCCCCACGACGCGAGCATCCCGTAGACTGCGTTTCGAACGCGCGGCGAGGGATCGTTCACCGCGCGTTCGAGAAACGCCCGATTGCGGAGCGACCCTCGCCATCCGAAACTGGCGAGCGCGTCGGCAGCGGCGGCCCGCGTGGCCTCTGTGCCGGTCTCAAGCACGGCGACGATCCACGCCAGTTCGCCGTCTCGAACGCTCGTTTCCAGTTGGGCACAGACCGCGAGCACCTGCCCCAACAGCGGTTCGGGCCACGTCTGGTAGGCCTCACTCGCTGTTCGAAGCAGGGGAGCGGGATCTCGGCGTGCGACGCGATAGAGCGTGTCCTGGCCGAACACGGTGAACTGCGCGTCGATGCCGTCGAGCAGGATCGCGATGCCAGTCTCCTCGTCCGCGAGTCGGTCAGTCTGCTCCAACAGCGTCACCACCGACGCGCGCTCGCGTGGCGTCCGGGGTTCGAACGACGATTCGAGGTACGGTCCCGGGCGACGTAGCAGCGTCAGCCACGTGAGCGCGTGCAAGCGCTCGTACTCGTCGCCGGCTTCGAGTCGCCGACCCGCACGTTCGGGAATTTCGAGTGCGTCCCCCAGCCCTCGAAGCGTCTCGGCTTCAGTGCCGTCGAGTTCTCGGAGGTGTTCGTCCAGAAGCGACTCGACGACATCTCGCTCGACGGACGAGAGGTCACTGACCCACGCCTCCCAGTCCGGGTCCTCGGCGAACAGCCGGTCGAGAAGTTCACCACGCAGTTCCGACTCGACTCGGTCGCGACGCGTTTGCTTCACCGAGCGATAGACCGACAGTCCGATCGTGAGATAAAACTGCACCGCGAGCAGGAGACCGACGACGAGTGCGACGAACACGAGCACAACGGTTTGAGGAACGGAATACCCAAACGCTGTCACGGCCAGGACGAGCCCAATCATCAGTCACGCACCGATGTGACGTTTGATCCGGGCCAGTAACTCGGAGCTGCGAAACGGTTTCGATATGTAGTCGTCGACGCCGGCCTCGAACCCTTCGAGGACGTGCTCCTCGCGCCCGCGTGAGGTGAGCATGACGATCGGCAGGTCCGACCGGACCGCCAACTCTCCATTCCGGACCATCCGTGCGAGTCGAGTGCCGTTGAGGCGCGGCATCATTACGTCCAACACGACTAGATCGGGTTCGTACTCACCGTCGAGCAGGTCCGCGGCCTCGCGGCCGTCCTCACAGGCCCGAACCTCGTAACCGGAGGCTTCGAGCCGGTGGGTGACCAGCTGTCTGATCGTTTCGTCGTCGTCGACGACGAGTACTGACGTCATTGCCGCTCTATTGGCATCGACCGTGCAAAAGTGTGGTTATCCCTGCGACGAAAGTGGGTAGCGAGCACGCGAGACAGCGCCGACAGTCTCATTGTATCTCGACGGAATACAGACGTGTGGACCGGAGACGATTCATGGCAGCAGTCGGGGCTGCAGGTACCGGGACGATCGCCGGATGCCAATCTCAGAGTCCGGAAAACCGAACGGAGTCCGAACGGTCGACCCGGACTGATACCGAGCGGCCGGACCAGTCAGAGCAGCCGGACAAGCCGCGATTCCGGGTCGGCGACGACGGATTCGAAAAACTGCGTGGGGATACGTATCAGTCGTTGTCCGTGCGAGGGATCAACCTCGGAATGGCAAAGCCGGGACGCTTTCCGGGTGAAGCGGCAATAACCCGGGCGGAATACGACCGCTGGCTGGCAGATATCGGCGAGATCGCGAACGTCGTCCGGGTCTACACGATCCACCCACCGGCCTTCTATCGGGCGCTTGCGGCGTACAACCGCGAGGCCACGGAGCCGCTCCTGTTACTCCAGGGGACATGGGTCCCGACGGCTGATCTCCTCGAGGCGGGCGACGCGACCGCTCTTTCGGAGTCGGTCGATCGGGAACTCGGACGGACCGTAGACGCCGTTCACGGGCGGACGACCCTGCCGGAGCGGCCCGGACACGCCGCTGGCACCTACGACGCCGACGTGAGCGACGCCGTCCTCGGGTTCCTGTTCGGGATCGAGTGGCCACCGGACGTAGTCGCCGAGACGAACGACAGCGGCGAGCACGGCGAGTACAGCGGCCGGTACTTGCAGACTCGGGACGGACGCCCCTTCGAGCGATGGTTGGCCGGACGGCTGGATCGCGTCGTCACACACCAACTGGAACAGTACGGGATCCAGCGGCCCGTCTCGTTCGTCAACTGGGTGACGACAGACCCTCTGGAACACCCCTACGAACCGTTCGACTCCGAGGATCGGGTCAGCGTCGACCCCGACCGTATCGGCCCGACCGACGCGTTCGCCGCCGGTACCTTCGCGTCGTATCACGTCTATCCCTACTATCCAGATCTGTTGAACGAGACGCCGAAGTACGTCGAGTACATCGACCACCGCGGCGAGCCGAACAATTACGCGGGCTACCTCGACGACATCACGACCCACACCGACCACCCGGTGTTGATCGCCGAGTTCGGCGTCCCGAGTTCCCGCGGGATCGCCCACCGAAACGTGCACGGACGCGATCAGGGACGACTCACCGAGACCCAGCAGGGCGAAATCGCCGTCGCGATGTTCGAAGACATCGCCCACGCTGATACCGCGGGCGGTGTGCTGTTCTCCTGGCAAAACGAGTGGTTCAAGCGAACCTGGAACCTCGCCGAGCGTTCGGTGCCCGGGCGGCGTCCGTTCTGGTCGAACGTCGAGACGCCGGAACAGCGGTTCGGTCTCCTGGGATTCGATCCGGTCGACGGCGTCTCGCTCGACGGCTCAGCGAGCGACTGGACTGACGCGATGACGGTCGAGCCAGCCGAATCGACGACGGCACGGCCGGATCGAACACTGTCGCGTCTGCAGGTGACACACGACCTCGAAGGCCTCAACGTCCGACTGCAGTTCCAGGAGTTGCCGGAACCGATCGACTGGACGCGGATGAACGCACTCGTCGCTGTGGGTGTGACCGGGCGGGAGACGACGCTCCCGTTCGACACGGGGGCGGAAACGACGGCGGATTTCGTGGCTCGACTCGCCGGCTCGGACGCCTCGCGGCTCCTCGTAGATTCGAGATACGACGCGTTCGCCAGGGAGTTCGGACGAATAGCGGATCTGTCGGTCGACGCCTATCGGGACGGCTCTGCCGGGTTCGTGCCGGTTCGAGAGACGGTCAACCGAGGGTACACCGTCCCGGCAAACGGGAAGCGGGTCCCGTTCGATGCGGTCGAGACCGGACGGTTGCGCTACGGCAACGGCAATCCGAACGCGGAGGACTACGACTCGCTGACTGATGTCCACGTCGACACCGACGGGAACGCTATCGAGATGCGACTCCCGTGGATCCTGCTGAACGTCGCCGATCCATCCAGCAAGCAACGCATCGCGACCGAGTGGGACGACGGACTGCAGAAAACCGCATTCGATGGATTGGAAATCAGTGCGATGACGTTCGTTCCCGACGGGAACGGACAGGCGGCCAGCATCGATGGGCCGACGAACCTGTGTCATCAGATCCCTGACCGACGCGGCGCTCGTGTCGAAACGGCCGAATATACCTGGAAACCGTGGGATCGGCCGGCCTACGAAGAGCGACTGAAGGAGTCCTACGAGATACTTCGCGAGTATCTGTCCTGACGGCAGTCCGACTAAGCGAAAACCCCGCGTCTATTACTACCTTCGCCTCCTAACAACACCGAGAGAGCGATATGTCAGACAGTTCTGATGTGGACTCCCCTCATGAACGCTTTCAAATCGGCGGTGAGAGCGGGGAAAACGTCTACGAGACGATCTTTTGCGAAATCGAGGACGCGGTCTTTCTGATCGATGTCGAACAAACTGACGGCGACTATACGTTTACGTTCCAACGGAACAACGCGTCCCACCAGGAACAGACCGGCATTTCCGAAGACGAAATGCGCGGACAGACGCCGACTGAACTGCTCGGTGAGGAACAGGGCGCAGAGGTTTCGGCGCGCTATCGCCGGTGTGTCGAACAGGGAGAAACAATCGAGTACGAAGAGACGCTGGATCTTCCCGGCGGGACAAGACACTGGCAGACGAAGCTCACTCCGATCATCGAAGACGGAGACGTGAGCGGGATCGTCGGGGTCGCCCGTGACGTGACGGAACGAAAGGAACAACAGCGGGAACTTCGGCAAACGCATCGGCGGTTCGAGACGGTACTTGATACGATGTCTGCGGCAGTGTTCTTGAAGGACACCGACAGCCAGTATATCCTGATGAACCAGGCGTGTCGCGAACTGCTCGATGTGGAAGATCAGGACATTATCGGCCTGACTGACGAGGAACTCTTCCCCGCGGACACCGCTGAAAGGGCTCGATCAGACGACCGACACGTCATCGAGACTGGTGAGATGACCGAGGTAGAAGAGGTAATCCAGGGAGCCGAGGAAGACTCCGTCCGACTCACGCGGAAATCGCCAGTCTATGATGAGAACGGCGAGGTAACGGCTGTCTGTGGTGTTTCGACCGATATCACAGACCAGAAGCAACGAGAACAGGAACTCGAAGCGACGAAACAGCGTCTGTCACTTGCTCTCACCGGAACGGATACCGGCGTCTGGGAATGGGACCTCGATACTGACGAAGTTGTCTGGACTGAGTCGATGGAGCGCCTGTTTGGAGTCGAGTCCGGCACGTTCGACGGAACCTACGAGGCGTTCACCGAGTACGTTCATCCGAACGACATCCCGGCAGTCGAAAAAGCGATCGAACAGACAGTTTCGACGGGGGAACCGCTCCAAGTTGAGTACCGAATCCAGAGTGGAGCCGACGAAAAACTGTGGGGAGAGGCACGCGCCGAACTCGTCGAAGACGACGACGGCTCCCGACGTATCGTCGGAATCGTGACCGATATCACCGACCGGAAAAGGGACGAACAGGCGCTCCAGGCGGCACGCCGGAACCTCCGGAAAGTCATCGACCTGGTGCCGGACCTGATCTTCGCGAAGAATCGCGAGGGAGAGTATCTGTTGGCCAACGAAGCGACGGCCAAGGCCTACGGGCTGACTCCGGCGGACGTTGAGAGCAAGCGCGAGGTCGAGATTCTGCCCGGGGCAAACGATTCCGACGAGTTCCGAGAGGACGACATCGACGTGATTGAGTCGGGAGAACCAAAAGAGATACCCGAGGAGACGCTGACGACTGCCGACGGCGAAGTACGCGTCTTTCAGACGACGAAGATCCCGTATCAGGTCCCGGGGAGTGGCGACGACGCAATGCTGGGCTACGCGCGTGACATAACCGACCTCAAGGCGTACGAACAGACACTGGAGGAACAGCGAGACACGCTCGAACTCCTCAACAAGGTGATGCGACACGACATCCGGAACAAGTTGACAGTGATGGTGTCTTACACCGAGTTACTCCAGGAGTCGCTTACAGACGAGACAGATCGAGAGTACGCCCGCCGGGTGCTCAACGCGGGTCAGGAGGTAGTGGAAATCTCGGAGATGGCCGAGGACGTCACGGACGTGTTGCTCCGGGCCGACGTGGACCGGTCTCCGGTGGAGTTGCGGCCCGTACTCGAAAGACAGATCGAGCAGATCCGGTCGGATCACGAGCGTGCGACGGTCGCCGTCGAGGGGACGATTCCTGACGTGGCAGTACTGGCAGACGATATGCTGGAAGTGGTGTTTCGGAACATCCTGACGAACGCGATCTTCCACAACGACAAAGACATCCCCGAGATCACGGTATCTGGACACCTCAGCGAGGGCACGGTTCGAATACGCATCGCGGACAACGGTCCGGGAATCGCCGACGATCACAAGGAACAGATCTTCGCCGAGGGCGAGCAGGGCCTCGACAGCACGGGGACGGGGCTCGGACTCTATCTCGTCAAGACCCTCGTAGACCAGTATGACGGTGCGGTTCGGGTCGAGGACAACGAACCGGAGGGTAGCGTGTTCGTCGTGGTACTGCCGACAGTCGAGTGAGCGATATCCCAAGACAGTGACAGATGGTGGGGATAATCACCGCGTCACGCCGTATTCGACACGATTAATTTTGTTTCAATAGTTTTTGAAACCGGTAGCTATATGTGAGGCTGCGTTTTAGATTGATTTGAAATGGTGGTCGTACCGTGACACCAGTCGACGTGCTCGTGCCGGTGATCCGGGCCGGAATCGACGAAACGCTGTCGTACCTGACGCTACACGTCATCACGTGCCTAGTGCCGGCGTTTTTCATCGCGGGGGGCATCTCCGCGGTGTTGTCGGATCGGTTCATCAAGAAGTACCTCAGCGGCGACGCACCCAAACTCCAGGCGTACTCGCTGGCGTCGGTGTCAGGGATCGCGCTGGCGGTGTGTAGCTGTACGATACTGCCGATGTTCGCCGGCCTCTACAAGAAGGGCGCGGGGATCGGCCCCGCGACAGCCTTTCTGTTCTCGGGCCCGGCGATCAACGTCCTGGCGATCGTGTTCACCGCCCGCGTGCTCGGGCTGCCGCTCGGGGGCGCACGAGCGTTCTTCGCGATCGTGATGGCTGCCGGGATCGGCCTGACGATGGCCTTCGCGTTCGGCACCAGCGACGAC comes from the Halapricum desulfuricans genome and includes:
- a CDS encoding GIY-YIG nuclease family protein translates to MVTSGTYTLLIELPEAATITFGAAGERELAAGIYAYTGSAFGPGGFSRIDRHRRVASGENDARHWHIDYLLGHSGTRIVEVVRSADADAECAVSQRLPGEPVEGIGASDCDCNSHLVYGGRDEAFPDEVRRAHASARND
- a CDS encoding iron-sulfur cluster assembly protein — encoded protein: MVEHEAVVEALRGVHDPEIPVNVYDLGLVYEIEINDATVDVEMTLTSPTCPIAGQMVTQAENAVEAVDDVEQATVELVWDPPWSPGMATDEGKMKLQSIGVSVPDSSGDSDGDDGSQSAEQSPF
- a CDS encoding homing endonuclease associated repeat-containing protein; its protein translation is MTTESECVDALREAAEELGESPTKAQYEELGLIPASGTIQRVMGGWNNAKEAAGLETYASHGSRVQSKPDDVDLPDGLVWEQLTRYQRWHYKNREWNTGRTLRRRQRLRARIHKRKDDSGGCTKCPESDPACLDFHHLSSADKEMAVNKMVPYGYSKSDIEAEMEKCEILCANCHAKEHVSAPEARVMAEGAQTRVERLRQWAYEYKRTRGCQRCSETDPVCLQFHHVSEKHAGVSEMITNGEPESDIRAEVEKCVVLCANCHRKEHYERPVVTPEESDNI
- a CDS encoding low molecular weight phosphatase family protein — protein: MTGPHTVQVAFVCVQNAGRSQMAYAFAERELETRELDDRVSIVTGGTRPAEHVHEEVIEAMSERGVDLSDRQPREITFEETSDSDYVITMGCSAEDVCPATWSGDSRDWDLDDPDGRPPAEVAAIREEIERRVTALFDELEDRVLED
- a CDS encoding FeoA family protein yields the protein MTEVLADTAPGESVSLERVPDDDVRARLLRLGFLDGAVECRHRLRKGPIVLRRNGTEMALGADLAAEIEISHARADR
- the feoB gene encoding ferrous iron transport protein B: MSCHETGDCDVDADETIALVGCPNVGKSVVFGELAEQYVDVSNYPGTTVDTTEAAFGDAKLTDTPGVYGISSFDEEERVTREIVLEADAVVNVVDATQLDRDLFLTLQLLDMGIPTVVALNMMDEAEADGVDIDADALEAELGVPVVPTVAVDGEGIDELRERVPEATAPASTPVERWFDELPDDVGASRAEKTLIVEGDEPTAERVSSGAIVADGGVPALTEIGQREDVYGHRRRRVEDVVGGVLSREERDSSWAERFSDLMLDPLTGTPIALAMLGAIFYFIGVVVAQKVVDFLEITVFGEYYNPIVEGAVEGILPAASWAEPIEFMLINGNLGLLTITVQYIVGVLLPLVIAFYFVIGILEDSGMLPRLAVLTDRGLNRIGLNGRAIVPMIVGVGCVTMAVITTRMVGDRRERLISTALLGLAVPCSAQLGVIMGLLAGLGLIWWFGYLGVLLLVLGVAGLFLDRTLPGEQTPLVTELPRMRVPRPRNILRKTYNRTKMFLREAIPLFAVAAVAISALEYVGGFAVIQRVLSPVTALVGLPQEFARVLLLGLVRRDFAAAGMTDMAFTTAETFIGLVVITLFVPCILSMVMILKERDAKSALLMWVGSWVVAFGVGGLLAVIL
- a CDS encoding GAF domain-containing sensor histidine kinase, translating into MTDAEVRDYFQDLYRLGSDTSASLEEKIEQAITIGRDRLDVDYGVLSHTGSGDYEVIGSTIQSGQYAAGSTHDLETTWCRHVVSDDETLVISDAGDSPYSDDIARDVTGLQCYVGASIVVDGDTYGTLCFSGDEPRPSAFGAEEKQFVELLTQWIGHEIERERHYRALDAQNERLNEFAGVLAHDLRNPLTGARGYTELAAESVSGPESDYLQTALDSLDRMETLITETLTLAKEGADVGEREPVQLSSVARVAWETVSPTTATLEISNDRTVQADRSRLRQLFENLFRNVEEHCDAGVVVTVEGTQDGFAVEDTGPGLPEEIAESLFGGAYGKGRRGLGLLIVERVASGHGWNGSVESDKTRTRFEFSGVGVVTDPPRPAD